The window ACCCGACACTGCCCGACACTATGGCCAATAAGCAATTGTTAGCCGCTGTCGGGCAAAGTCAGTTGATCCTCGCTTGGTCACAACTCTTTAGTATTTATGGGCTGCATGTCGGCCAATTGCTGCTGACCCGTGCCGATTTGCAGGATAGGGAGCGTTACCTCAACGCCCGCGACACGCTCAATGCCTTGCTGGCGAATAATATTGTGCCGATCATCAATGAAAACGATGCCGTTGCCACTAATGAAATCAAAGTCGGTGATAACGACAATCTATCGGCCCGTGCCGCACTGCTGTGTGATGCCGATTTATTGATTTTATTGACGGATCAAAAGGGCTTATTTGATGCCGATCCGCGCACGAACCCGAATGCTAAGTTGATCTCCCAAGTCGTCAAGATTGACGACAGCCTACGTATGTTGGCGGGCGGGTCTGTTTCTGGTTTAGGTACGGGCGGAATGTCGACTAAATTGGAAGCGGCGGATATTGCTCGCCGTGCAGGCATCGAAGTGGTTATCGCCTCTGGCCATCACCCAGATGTGATTAAAAAAGTGGTGAGCAAGGAATCCGTTGGCACGCATTTTAGTGCCATCGAAAACCCGCTCGAAAGCCGTAAACAGTGGATTTTAGCCGGCCCTGCGACTCAAGGTTCTTTAGTGCTTGATGCGGGCGCAGTCAAAGCCGTGACAGACAAGGGCCGCAGCCTATTGTCCAAAGGTATCGTCGGCGTTAAAGGCCAGTTTGAGCGCGGCGCAACGCTGCAATTAGTTGATCAACAAGGTAAAGTGATTGCTAAAGGGATGACACGATACTGCGGCCAAGCCCTCAGTTTGATCGCGGGCAAGCATTCCGACGAGATCGAGTCTTTACTCGGTTACGATTATGGTGACGCAATCGTGCACCGCAACGACATGGTTGTCTTATAAGCGAGGTCTGTTTTGAGTCAAATTAATCAAGATCAGTATTTACAGCAACTTGGTAATAATGCCAAACAGGCAAGTTATGCCTTAGCTAACTTAACGGCGAGCCAAAAGGCCGGTTTGCTTGAAGCCATCGCCAATGCGCTGACAGAAAACGCCGCCGCCATTTTAGCCGCGAATGCTAAGGATGTTGCCGCTGCTAAAGCCGATGGATTAACGGATGCGATGATCGACAGATTGTTGCTCGATGATGCGCGTCTGGCGGGCATTATTGGCGATATTAGCGATGTGATCCGCCTTGCTGACCCAGTAGGTGAAGAATTTGGCAGTAAATTATTAGATAACGGTTTAAGGCTGACTCGCCGCCGAGTACCACTTGGGGTTATCGGGGTGATTTACGAAGCTCGGCCTAATGTGACTGTTGATATCGCGGTACTTGCCCTTAAAACCGGTAATGCGGTGATCCTCCGTGGCGGTAAAGAAACTCTAGCATCGAATAAACTCATTAGTGACGTGATCCGCGGCGCGATTGTCGCTCAAGGTTTACCGATAGATGCGGTGCAATTTATTGATTCTTCAGACAGAGCTTTAGTGACAGGTTTACTTAAGCTCGATCAATATGTCGACATGATAGTGCCCCGTGGCGGTCAAGCACTGCAGCGCTTATGTGCTGAGCAGGCGACGATTCCGGTGATTTTAGGCGGCATTGGTATTTGTCATTTATATGTCGATAAAAATGCCAATCTTGAGCGCGCCTTGGCCGTGATCGCTAACGCCAAAGTGCAGCGTCCAACTGTATGTAATGCGCTTGATACCTTGCTGGTGGATGAGAGTGTGGCGAGCACATTTGTGCCGCAAATTGCCGAGTATCTACATCGTTTAGGCGTGCGTTTTTCAGTTTGTGAGACAAGCTTTAGTCTGCTTGATGGTTTAGGGTTTGATGTGACGCTCGCCAAGGCTGAGGATTTTGGCATCGAATGGTTGTCGTTAACCTTAGGCATTAAAGTGGTGAGCGATATCGATGCCGCCGTTAGTCATATTCGCCAATATTCTAGCGGCCATTCGGAAGCGATTTTGACCGATGACATTCACGCTGCGGCGAACTTTATGAACGAAGTGAACTCGGCCGCCGTGTATGTGAATGCCAGCACGCGTTTTACCGATGGCGGTCAGTTTGGTCTTGGCGCTGAAGTGGCTGTGAGCACGCAAAAACTGCACGCCCGCGGCCCAATGGGGCTTGAGGCATTAACCACATATAAGTGGTTAGCTTGGGGTGATTACACTAGCCGTGTTTAGCGGTTAAAAACCATAAACTTAAAGCCGTTAACACACTGTGTTGACGGCTTTTTTGTTTGCAGTGTTTGATTGTAAGTGCCAATTTGCAGAGTCTATTTATGGCAGTGCTTCAATGGAGAAGCGGCGTATAGGTGGCAAGTAACCAAATACAGAAGAATAGCGTCGACATGACGGTAGTGAACTTACGAAAGGCCTTGATGTATTCCAAGGTATAAATAAAGTACTTTTCCTGCACTCTGCGGGTGAGTAATACCGAGGGCAGCATAAAACTGCAATAGAGCATGACCACCATAGTGGTAAAACTGTTTCCCCAGAAATGCTCATAAATAAATAAGGCGATGCAGAGTAGCATAGCGCACCAGCTTAGTGGGCTGATGCTATTTTCTGGGGCCCATTGGGTTGATTTTTCCATCTGACTATCCTTAGTCGATTTGTACCTCAGTACAATTTATAGACGCAAGTCTAGGCTTTATCAAACGCTTTCTATTGTATGCTCAGTACGCTGCTGTCGTTGGAGTCTTGTTCACCATTTATTCAACATGAGCGCATGTTGCATAAAGTGGAGTGGATTACTTAACATCGAATGACTTGTGCTTAATGTGGTCGATGTGGCTTAAAGCGTCTTGATATCGGCAAATTCACCTTTGCACAGCTGGGCTAAGTCTGTGGCCGCTAAGCTTATCTCTAAACCGCGTTTGCCCGCGCTGACATAAATCCTATCGAAGCCTTGAGCGCTGGCATCAATTATGGTCGGCAACTGTTTTTTCTGCGCTAGCGGACTAATGCCGCCTACCAGATAGCCTGAGGATTTTTGTGCTAGGTCAGCATCGGCCATTTGCAGTTTCTTTTGTTTTAAGCATTTAGCTACGGCTTTTAGATTAAGCTGATGATCGACGGGCACAAGCGCGACGGCAATTGGCGCATGGGCTTTGTCGATGGCGACTAAAAGGGTTTTAAACACTTGTGCGGGTTCAAGCCCTAAGGTGTTGGCAGCTTCTTCGCCGTAGGCGGCGCAGTGTGGATCGTGGCTGTACTCTAGGATATCAAACGCAATTTTGGCTTTTTTCGCCAATCGAACGGCCGGGGTCATTCTATACTCCTTCACAAAATGGGTGATATTAGCGCTTAATTTAGATGTAAAACGTTAGCCACTTCGGTTTTTACGTTCTTTAATTGGCTCATTACAGTGAGCCAAGCTTGTTTAAGGCGGCGACTCAGTGATGACTCAGCCATCATTCAACTCAACTATTTTCAATTATCACTCAGCTATCTCTCAACCATCATTCAGCTAGCTTTGGCTTTGGGCTTATTTTGCTTTTACGCTCGGTATAACGGGGCCAAAGTTGTTGCAACATCATCCCTGACAGAATAAACGCCAGACCGAGATAGGTCGCCATCGCAATTGTTTCCTGCAAAATCCACGCGATAAAACCAATCGACATTACAGGGGATAAAAACACCATAGTGCTGATGTTCGCGGTGCGAGTGGCGGTTTTCAGCGCCATTAACCAAAGCACGAAGGTAATGCCCATCTCGAACAAGCCCACATACATACCTGCAAATATCGCCTTAAGACTAAAGCTGGGTAGGGTATCTGTCAGCACTAAAGTGACGGCGATAAAAGGTAAGCCGATAAGAAAACTCAATAATAAACTCACCACGGGATCGCCTTGATCTTTGGTGTTGACGATCCAATATAGGCACCAGAGTAAGGTGCTGGTGAGGGCAAGGCCGATCCCGAGCGGGCTATCAAAACTAAAGCCGCTGATATCGCCGCCGGTGGCAATGATAAATACCCCAGTGTAGGCAATCAGCGCCGCAGCAATGTCGCTCTTACGCAAATGTTGCTTTAACAAAGGCGCAGCCAGTAACGGCAGCAATACCGCCCAAGTGTAATTGAGTGACAAAGCTTGCTGCGCTGGTAGTAAGGAATACGCCTTAAACAGCACCACATAGTAAAGGAAGGGATTGATGAGCCCTGTAACTAAATAAAATGCAGGGCGG of the Shewanella baltica genome contains:
- the proB gene encoding glutamate 5-kinase, which gives rise to MNLSEIAYRRVVVKLGTSVLTSGSKQLDKAHMVELARQMAALMKSGVEVVLCTSGAIAAGREHLQYPTLPDTMANKQLLAAVGQSQLILAWSQLFSIYGLHVGQLLLTRADLQDRERYLNARDTLNALLANNIVPIINENDAVATNEIKVGDNDNLSARAALLCDADLLILLTDQKGLFDADPRTNPNAKLISQVVKIDDSLRMLAGGSVSGLGTGGMSTKLEAADIARRAGIEVVIASGHHPDVIKKVVSKESVGTHFSAIENPLESRKQWILAGPATQGSLVLDAGAVKAVTDKGRSLLSKGIVGVKGQFERGATLQLVDQQGKVIAKGMTRYCGQALSLIAGKHSDEIESLLGYDYGDAIVHRNDMVVL
- a CDS encoding glutamate-5-semialdehyde dehydrogenase, translating into MSQINQDQYLQQLGNNAKQASYALANLTASQKAGLLEAIANALTENAAAILAANAKDVAAAKADGLTDAMIDRLLLDDARLAGIIGDISDVIRLADPVGEEFGSKLLDNGLRLTRRRVPLGVIGVIYEARPNVTVDIAVLALKTGNAVILRGGKETLASNKLISDVIRGAIVAQGLPIDAVQFIDSSDRALVTGLLKLDQYVDMIVPRGGQALQRLCAEQATIPVILGGIGICHLYVDKNANLERALAVIANAKVQRPTVCNALDTLLVDESVASTFVPQIAEYLHRLGVRFSVCETSFSLLDGLGFDVTLAKAEDFGIEWLSLTLGIKVVSDIDAAVSHIRQYSSGHSEAILTDDIHAAANFMNEVNSAAVYVNASTRFTDGGQFGLGAEVAVSTQKLHARGPMGLEALTTYKWLAWGDYTSRV
- the ybaK gene encoding Cys-tRNA(Pro) deacylase, whose translation is MTPAVRLAKKAKIAFDILEYSHDPHCAAYGEEAANTLGLEPAQVFKTLLVAIDKAHAPIAVALVPVDHQLNLKAVAKCLKQKKLQMADADLAQKSSGYLVGGISPLAQKKQLPTIIDASAQGFDRIYVSAGKRGLEISLAATDLAQLCKGEFADIKTL
- a CDS encoding DMT family transporter — translated: MKSSNLAYVYGMAAVFLWSTVATAFKIALSYYTPLQLVFVAVLTSIIALGGILAWQKKLSLLKQQFLRRPAFYLVTGLINPFLYYVVLFKAYSLLPAQQALSLNYTWAVLLPLLAAPLLKQHLRKSDIAAALIAYTGVFIIATGGDISGFSFDSPLGIGLALTSTLLWCLYWIVNTKDQGDPVVSLLLSFLIGLPFIAVTLVLTDTLPSFSLKAIFAGMYVGLFEMGITFVLWLMALKTATRTANISTMVFLSPVMSIGFIAWILQETIAMATYLGLAFILSGMMLQQLWPRYTERKSKISPKPKLAE